In the genome of Lathyrus oleraceus cultivar Zhongwan6 chromosome 4, CAAS_Psat_ZW6_1.0, whole genome shotgun sequence, the window gaataattttttaataattattaaataattatgTTTTCTGTTGAGACTAAATTTTGTGTTTTAAAACTTAAATATTTCTCTTCATTTCATTAAAAAAAATGTTCAACTTTTTTTATTTATACTTGGAAAAATAAAAGGGAAGGAGAAGATGGAGCGAGAAAATTTTAAAATGAAAGTGAGAAAGTGGGGGAAATTCAATTGGACACTTGACATGATAGAAGAAGTAGATGAGAGATATAGCGTGATTGGGCTAATAAGAATATGTCACATGTAATGTAACGAGAGATGTATAAGTGTTTTAATTGGAATATTTGTTGTTTACTGATTAGTCTTTTTTGCAGTATAAAATTTTAGAAGTGAAAGGGTAAAATAGTAAGTTTAGACAATTGATTTATTATAGGTAGATAGTAGATCACAACACGGACACACCAAAAGTGTTTAAATACAAAAACAAAGAAACCTTAATGGACTTTTAATccaaaacataaataaaatagaaaattgCGTAAAATAGTAAAATGTTGTTTTTGGGCCTGAAACAAACTCGGATGACTTCAAAAGTCCATTGTTCAAAGAAAAATTGTGAGTTGGACTCGTGAGTCGATTCCCTATCCAGAAAGGTACAATAATAGTCATTCTAACATTGAACACCAAATTTGCACAAACCTTACCGAACCTTTTCAATGTGCGACTTCTTCTTCAATACGCGCATCCAACCTTCCTACATCAATCTCCTCCACCTCTGAAGAACTCGACCCCGAGTTCTCTTTTTGGTAAAGATTCTCATCTGCTTTATACGCATGAATGTCAGGAACATTAAAAGTATTGGATATATTCATGGAATCCGAGAGATCTACCACATAAGCATTATCGTTGATCTTTCAGGTCACTTTGAACGGGTCATACTTCTGTGGGTGCAACTTGCTATAAGTACTAACTATAAACCTCTCATTACGCAAAAAAAAACCATCACATTGTCTCCCACATTGAAAACTTTAACTTTCTTGTGTTTATCTCGCATATGAGGCAAATTGTTTGGTAGTTCATTTGCGGTCAACTCCTTAAATTCTCTAGGATCCCTATAACTTCTTCTAGAATTGTTGTTTCCTCCTTTACAACACTCATCATCCCTTTAATCACTGTTGGACATAAAAATTCAGTTTCTTTAATAGCCTCATCAAACTTCTTTTGTTCTACCTTATCACCAAGAAACTAGACTTCTTTCCTCCTAGATTCTTATATAAGTGCAAAACAAAAGCCATAGCAATTTTATGTGTGCCCCGTATAAACATCATCACGTTATCTCGTCCTCGATAAATGATATCATTATCAAACTGCCGAAGCCTACAAAGTAAAATATGGCACATCCATATCAAGAACATCACAAAGCACCTCTTCTCTATAATGCTTTCTAATGGAGATAGGAACTCCGCAAGCTAGTGTTACTCAAACTTGGGAGTCCTTACTTACCCAACTAAGGGTGTATGACTTCTTATGGGGTTCTGTGGACAACTTCAAATAATCTACCAATTTTTACGATACCATATTTTTCATGCTACCACTATCCACGATCAGATTACACACCTTGTTCTTGATAAAATAATGTGTTTTAAACAAATTCTTGTGCTTCCCTTCATCTTTGGATGCTAGTAAAATTTGCTGCAACACAAAATTTACCGACTCATCAAATTCTTCCTTTGCAAACTCAACCTCTGTATATCCATCGTTCTCAAATGCAAGTATTATCTTTACACTTCCTCTTCCTTTTATTTAGAAGTAGCAACGACTCTCCTTGTTTGACAAACATTTAATCTCTGATCTCTTCCATTACAACGATAACATGCGTCTCCCGTTGGTTTAGCATATGGATTATTCTGCCTTTTGAACGGGTGTTTTACCCTGCTGCACACCGTGCATGTTGTTTATTTCTCTTATTCAATGGGTTGAAATCCCTGGTTGCTACACTTTTTTCCTTATCGCATGCTCATTCAAAGTTATTATGGGGAGGATACCTAAAAGATGAGAGATTCAAGGGGATTTCTCCATCAAATTATGCCTTCAAATGTAGACTGGATGCCTCAGTCATGGTCCATACAGTTTGTAAATTTATGTTCTCCTGCAAAGATCTCTTTAAGCAATTGATGTATCGAGTCGCCTTCTGATTCTCAGATTTTCCTAATTCATTACACTCAAAAAAATGCAAGAACTCAATTATATATTGTGTCACAGTTCTCTTTTCCTAAACACACTCAATATACATCTTATAAAAAATGTGTTCATAATCCTTTAGAAAAAATCGCTCTAACATCAATTGTTTCATTCTTCGCCAAATTTTGACTGACCTCTTCTTTTATCTCTTCTGAACAAGAAGTTTATTCCACCAAACAACACCATTACTCTTCGACCTAATCGTCACCATCTTAACCTGCTTGTTCTCAGGGACGCTTTTAACATTTATACCCTTTGGAAAGTTTTACCACCACACATTGCTCTTCGGCCTAATCGCCACCACCAGACAGCAGCATTGCTCTTTGACATACATACCCTTTGGGAAGTTTTACCCAGTGGCCTTTGATTATGAGGTGCAGGCTTCCTTTGAAGAATGAGGATGAACAATACTCTTTCTCAATTTCATACACCTGATTGGTAACAGAAAAGTCCCTATTTTTCCAAACAACACATGGACAATAACCAAACAAAATTGAACAATTAAAATGAACCATATCTAAAATATCAATGTTTATATTCCAATCCAACCAAACTGATCTCAAGTTGCAAATTGTCATCTTGAGTTATTTATTATAAATAAGCTCACACTCTTCATATTCATATATTTGCATCTTTAAATTGAATAAATTTTGTTTGTAGATCTTTCACTCTAAAAAAAAATTTCCAACTTTTTTGTGCATATATACTCATCATATATAAGAAGCATACATGACAGAAAGATAATGTAGAATGTATATATTAAAGACTTAACAAAAATCTACAAAAACTACATTCTAATCAAATAAATCGAAACTCTTTCTCTATTTACCAATTTTATACAAAACTACATACGAGGTAACATCCACCCAACAGTCCATCCTAAAAGTAATCCAGCTCCAACAAGACTCAATCCTAAAGCAAATGCAACATCATATGTTGTTGATACATCATTCTTCAACTTGCCTAGTTTTTCATGTTTGTCATCAACAATCTTTCCCTTTCTCATCAATGGTTTCTTACCTACAATCGACATCGAAGGAAGAGCGTCGAGAGTAGATACCGATGTATGCGAATTCTTAATCTGAGTGTTTAGCCCTTCCAAATGTAACAGTCTACACCATTGCTTGTATGCAAAAAGATGTGAAGCTTGTATAAAAAAGAGTGCAACAATGTGCTCTTTCTCGGCGAAAGCCTGTTTCGCTAACTCCTCCGCTTCCCTAGCGCGTGTTTGCGAATAACACAACGCTTCCATCAATTGAGCTTTGCTTTGATCTCCTTCAAAATTTTCGTCTGTGTCACTCTCATGAATAGCATCATAACTGCACCAAAAAAGATTGAGTATCTTAAGCAAATCAACATGAAAAAGTTAACCTTAATCACTTAGTAAAACACCATAAACGAAAATACCTTGAGGATTTGTCAAAAGAAATATAGAAATTCCCTCGATTGGATGAAGGTTCCATCTCTCTATGAATCAATCCTGAATCCAAATTTTCCTTTGCCTCAAGATATATCTTTCGAGGAGGAGGTGGAAGATCACAATTCTCAACATGATTCAGCAATTTCTGAGAAACCAAGTACGCTAATTCATCTATATCTGTAGTCTTCCACCATGGCTGGGCACATGAAGATTTACGAGAAGCGAATTTGGAAGCATCTTCTGTTGATGCCATCACATACATACATACCTGTTATTCTTCATCTCATAACATGTAATTCGTCAAAAACATAAATGTCTATAATTTCATAAATGGACATAACATTAATGTTAATCGTCGAACAAAACATGGTTACATGGTTTTGGATTTTGTTCCGACACAGAAAAGTAAAGCATGTATATCAATGCGATGAATGACTCACCAGAAAAGTGAAACATTGCGATTGAATGgaagatgatggtgatgattaagaaaagaagaaagaaggtGGTGGTTACTTATGACCAGAGTTATGGGTTTGTGAATGTTAACGTTGTTTCTTAGTTATCATTTCTATGTTGTCGGTTTTCTCAATCAGTATAACCGAAGTGGTGTGATGTGACCACATGTATTACAGTGTTGTTTCTTTCTTTATAAGTTTTCACTTCCGTCCCGTTCTCTCTTTGTCGTAGTGGGGTCCACtgaaacaaagaaaaaaaaattagGAACAATCTTATTCATGACAAGTGGCATTTGTGTTTTTAGGTATatttttataaattgtttttataTTGGGTTTAATGATGATGCCCTCGCAATAAGAATATATCATTTTGTCATGTCatataaatatttaaataatttaatatGACTTAGCAGGATGTATGGTCGTCATTGATTTAAAGTATAAAATAAATTTACACTGTGAGTGtatcatttcttttctcttttatATTATCAATAATAATTATGTGTATTTCATTAAATTAATCgataaattttaaattatttataaaatttaatattttattgTAAATACAATACAATTAATGTGTGAATATATAACTATTGGCTATAGGTCGAGTCAAATTTTATAGTCTGTGTGCTTGCCTAACCCATTGTTTTCTTTTTGGGGTATAAAGTGTGTTTGCCCTGCCCATAGTTTTATTGTGGTTGTTGGAGTTGATTGTCATAACTCATAAGTCACAATTTATTAAAAAGTTGTGGAACTTCATTACGATCTAAGTTTGTTTCATATTTTGGTCGGTCACAAGAGGAAGAGAAAACGAATATTCAAGATTATATCCAAAGAGTTTATATATAAGACATATTCATGTTAAATAGCTCAATTGAAGAAAATACATGTTTTGTTGGTATCAAACAAAAAAGAGAAACATGAATTGAATTGTATAGAATGATTTTGGATTTGAGTTCTATCTAGAATCTTGAAtgaaaataaatataaatttatttatatttCTATAAAATTAAAAAGTCTTGTCGATATTAGATAGAAGCACCGCTTCTTTCATCCTAAATTTATTGTTgtataaaaaaatatttattgttAATTAATGAATCTATGAGCTATTTATAATCTTACATGGTGAAGTCAAAATCAAGTAGTGGTAGGATCTTAAGATATTTCGATCTTACGTGTTGAGGTTGTTTTTAATGTTAAGATTAGAGAGATCTTTTCCCATATACGACATGGTTAAGATCGAGCTTTCTAAAGCAAAATTGTCTTGGGTATGTTTTTGAGGTGTCTCATCGAGTTAGATTTCTTTAAGTGAAAACCTGATTCTTATTTCAACTAGGTTCTCCTTCCTAACACTTAAACATAAACGGTTGCATCTTTCACTGTTGGAACAAAATTCGTTGATACCATATcccttgagttttgatgataaccAAGTACTTACAGAACAATTGGGTATTCGAACATATGTTCAAGTATGCAGGATTAAAAGACTAAGAACAGATGAAGAGAAGCTTGAGGATTCTGATTATGAAGTACAGACTCGGGCTTTAAAGATCACTTCTAAAGACATTGGGTCTGATGGAAgatccagactctgaagaagtcaGCTCTGAAGAAAGTCAGCCTCTGGTGATCCAGACTCTGAAACTTCAGAAGTCAAGAAGTAAACTCTGAAGATATCATACTCTGAAGAGTCAAGTCTGAAGAAAGTTAACCTCTGAAGATTGTATCTCTTCAATTGAGGCAACTCTGACAGACTCAAAGACCTTTTTGACCACGTGAAGACTTCAGGAAAAATCTCTTCATTATAGTCTGGGCTTCAACGGATAATTCTCCTCACAAAAAGTTATTTTCTTTATGTGTCTAATCAAGTACAAAGGTTATCCAACCGTTTGGTGAAAGTCTTCAACGTCTCTTTTCTTCCTCTCTATATAAGGAACAGAAGACCTGAAGCAGAATAGATACCAATACACTTCATAACAAGACTTTGAACCTTGACATTTCAAAGAGTAGTCACTCTGTCAAATTTGCTAGACTTAGAACCTTTTAACATTTTGTATATTTTAGAAGTTCTTAAGTCTTAGAGTCTTTCTAAGTTGTATTTTGTATACACCTCTGCttgtatatcaagtgtagttATTATTCAAATCTCTTAGCAGTTTTTTGTAGAGTCAGAAGTCTCTTACTTTAGTgcttgagcatttgaagtcttttgcttgtgtgcttgagcatagaAGTCTCTTACTTATGGATTTGAGCATTgaaagtctcttgcttgtgtgcttgagcatagaAGTTTCTTACTTATGGGTTTTAGCATTAGAAGTCTCTTGTTTGTGTTCTTGAGCCTAGAAGTATCTTACTTATGGgtttgagcatttgaagtctcttacttggtgcttgagcatttgtaatcattttggttatagtgaaaatctcttggaaGTACAAGGGGGCTGGACTACTCTCAGGTTGTGAGAGAAACCAGGATAATTGCCTGTGTCTCTACTTTACTTTACTTGCTTCTGAACTATATCTCGTTGTTGTTAACTCGGATACTCTAAGTCATATTTTGGTTTGGAATCTGATAAGGACTTTCAGAAGTAAATCAAGGTTTTTGAGTCAGACTTTGAATCGAGTGTTTAGAATCTAATTGAGATCCATCAGAAGCAAAAGAAGGAAAATCTTAGAGAGAAAAAGTCAACACAATTCAACCTCATTTCTTatgtttttctcaccttcagttggtatcaggGTCTGATTTGTGCTAAACACTTAACAATGGTACATAAAAGATCCTGAGAAAAAGACTTTTCTTATTATGAGTAATTCTGAAGCTGAATCATATCACTCTAGTGATCGTATTCCTAGTCCACAACATACTCCTCTTGGTGATGTTAACCATTATTATAGTACATCTGAAAAGAACAATGTTGCTATACCTCCAATATTCAGTGGAAACTCTACTGAATTTGAATGGTGGAAAAGTAAGATGTACACACATATCATAAGTCTTGATGATGAGCTATGGGACATTGTTGAATATGGCATTGATATTCCTGGGAATGGAGTAGGAATGGTAGCTAATAGAAAAACTCTCCCACCTGCTTTGAAGAAGATTTACATAAAACATATCAGATGAGAGGCATTCTTATAGATGTTTTGCCTCACTCTGAGTACATAAAGATCATTGACAAGTCTACTGCTAAAACTATTTTTGAATCTTATGTGCTACTTATGAAGGAAACCAGCAGGTTAAAGAAGCCAAAGCTAATCTTCTGATTCTGCAATATGAGTTGTTCAGAATGAAAGAGGATGAAAACATTAAAaccatgttctcaaggtttcaagTTCTTGTGTTTGGACTTCAAGTCTTGAGCATAAGCTATACCACCTATGATTATGTCAAGAAGATTCTTAGGAGTCTTCCTATCAGATACAGACCCAAGGTGACATATATTCAGGAAGCTAAAGACATGTACAATATTAGTCTTGAAAGTCCGATCAGTAATCTCCAAATCCATGAGTTAGAACTTAATGGATATGAAAAACCAATCAAGAAATCAAAGTCGTTGGCTTTGAAATTTATTAGGAAGTCTTTTAAATCTTCATAGAGTTGAGATCATAATGAAGTAACTCATGATGAAGCTTCTAAAGAGGATTCATATGATGATGAAATGGCTTTCATCATAAAGAGGTTTTAGTATCTTGCTAGCAAGAACACAAAGTTATTTGGATGAAGATTTGGCTTCATATGATTAAGCTCCAAAGATGATCAGAAAGGATGCTTCAACTTCCAGAAGTTTGATCACTTCATAGCTGATTGTTCAGAGCTTCAGAAGGACAAATCCAAAAAGGGAAGCTTCCAGAATAACAACTTCATAAGAAAGTTCAAGAAAAGTCTCATGGCAACATAGGATgaacttgatgatgatgaagaatCTTACAAGAATGAAGAATAAACCAATCTATCTTTGATGGCTTCAACATTATCAAACATGGAATTAGAAGTTGATTCTGACTCAGACTCAGAGGATGAAGATGAGGTATTCTCTAAACTCTCTAGATCTGATTTTATTACCTTCTTTCAAGACCTTATGGTTCAATGTCAGGATAAAGCCAAACATATGAAAACTATACAAAAGCAATATTGTCTTATGAAAGAAGAATTAAATTTCTCTAAAAATAAGATTAAAAAATTAGAAATAGAACAAATTGCTTTAGTAAAGGATATGTCTGACAAACCACTTGGTAAGTGTGAAATGATTCTTCAAGAGTTTGTCATGATTGGATTTAATAAAACCAAACTTgcatccatgatttatggtgTAAGTAGAAGCAAAGGagaaggtcttgattcatctgAAAAATATTTAAGTTCAAGGTCAAAAACCTTGAGTAAACCAACAAAACCTTCTTTTTCAAGCTCTGCTAAAGAAGGGTTGACTCTCACTTTGTACCTGCTGATAAAAAAAATTTGAATCAATCAGAACCTATAACTGTAGAATCAGAAGCTCTAAAGAAATTAGATCTCATGATTCTCCTTGAATTTGAAACCTATAACTTCTTAACACTTTGTATATTTTAGAAGTTCTTAAGTTTTAGAGTCTTTCTAAGTTGTATTATGTTTACACCTCtaattgtatatcaagtgtagCTATTACCCAAATCTATTAACAGTTTGTTATAGAGTCAAAAGTCTCTTGCTTTAGTGCTTGAGCATTTGAAATCTATTGCTTGTgtgattgagcattgaagtctcttAATTATAGGTTTAATCATtagaagtctcttgcttgtatgcttgagcatagaagtctcttacttatgggtttgagcatttgaagtttcttgtttgtgtgcttgagcatagaagtctcttacttgtaggtttgagcattggaagtctcttttggtgcttgagcatttgtaatcagtttggttatagtgaaaaTCCATTGGAAGTCCAAGGGGACTGGACTACTATCAGGTTGTGAGAGGACCAGGATAATCGTTTGTGTCTCTGCTCTACTTTAGTTTCTTCTTAACTATATTCCATTGATGTCAACTCTAATACTCTAAGTCAAATTCTGGTTCAGAATCTGATAAGTACTTTTAGAAGTAAATCAAGGTTTCTGAGTCAGACTCTGAACTAAGTGTTCAGAATCTGATTAAGATCCACCAGAAGTAGAAGAATAAAAAACTTAGAGAGAGAAAATTCAACACAATTCACCCTCCCCCCTTCCTTGTATATTTCTCACCTTCTTTCACGATAACTTTACTTCTTACATGACAACTATCTACATCTTTCAAATTTCATCTTCTCATCCTCATTCCTTTTTCCCATTTTGCCCATCTATTATTGTCATCtcatttattattattgtctCATCTATTATTTTCGTCGTTATTCTT includes:
- the LOC127076091 gene encoding uncharacterized protein LOC127076091 isoform X2 gives rise to the protein MFHFSEDASKFASRKSSCAQPWWKTTDIDELAYLVSQKLLNHVENCDLPPPPRKIYLEAKENLDSGLIHREMEPSSNRGNFYISFDKSSSYDAIHESDTDENFEGDQSKAQLMEALCYSQTRAREAEELAKQAFAEKEHIVALFFIQASHLFAYKQWCRLLHLEGLNTQIKNSHTSVSTLDALPSMSIVGKKPLMRKGKIVDDKHEKLGKLKNDVSTTYDVAFALGLSLVGAGLLLGWTVGWMLPRM
- the LOC127076091 gene encoding uncharacterized protein LOC127076091 isoform X1; this encodes MYVMASTEDASKFASRKSSCAQPWWKTTDIDELAYLVSQKLLNHVENCDLPPPPRKIYLEAKENLDSGLIHREMEPSSNRGNFYISFDKSSSYDAIHESDTDENFEGDQSKAQLMEALCYSQTRAREAEELAKQAFAEKEHIVALFFIQASHLFAYKQWCRLLHLEGLNTQIKNSHTSVSTLDALPSMSIVGKKPLMRKGKIVDDKHEKLGKLKNDVSTTYDVAFALGLSLVGAGLLLGWTVGWMLPRM